In Streptomyces sp. NBC_01426, one genomic interval encodes:
- a CDS encoding thiolase domain-containing protein has translation MSKEPVAVVGIGQTKHVAARHDVSIAGLVREAAVRALEDAELTWTDIDAVVIGKAPDFFEGVMMPELYLADALGAVGKPMLRVHTAGSVGGSTALVAMNLVAARVHRTVLTLAFEKQSESNAMWGLSLPVPFQQPLLAGAGGFFAPHVRAYMRRTGAPDTVGSLVAYKDRRNALKNPYAHLHERDITLEKVQASPMLWDPIRYSETCPSSDGACAMILTDREGAARSPRPPAWVHGGAMRSEPTLFAGKDFVSPQAGKDCAADVYRQAGISDPRREIDAVEMYVPFSWYEPMWLENLGFAAEGEGWKLTEAGVTELDGDLPVNPSGGVLSTNPIGASGMIRFAEAALQVRGQAGEHQVADARRAMGHAYGGGAQFFAMWLVGAEEPTD, from the coding sequence ATGAGCAAGGAGCCCGTGGCCGTCGTCGGCATCGGCCAGACCAAGCACGTCGCCGCCCGCCACGACGTGTCCATCGCCGGACTGGTCCGGGAGGCGGCCGTACGCGCCCTGGAGGACGCCGAGTTGACCTGGACGGACATCGACGCCGTCGTCATCGGCAAGGCCCCCGACTTCTTCGAGGGCGTGATGATGCCGGAGCTGTACCTGGCGGACGCCCTCGGCGCGGTCGGCAAACCCATGCTCCGCGTCCACACGGCCGGTTCGGTGGGCGGATCCACCGCCCTGGTCGCCATGAACCTGGTGGCGGCCCGCGTCCACCGGACCGTCCTGACCCTGGCGTTCGAGAAGCAGTCCGAGTCCAACGCCATGTGGGGACTCTCCCTTCCGGTGCCCTTCCAGCAGCCGCTGCTGGCGGGAGCCGGCGGGTTCTTCGCCCCGCACGTGCGCGCGTACATGCGGCGCACCGGAGCCCCCGACACGGTGGGCTCGCTCGTCGCCTACAAGGACCGGCGCAACGCCCTGAAGAACCCGTACGCACACCTGCACGAGAGGGACATCACCCTGGAGAAGGTCCAGGCCTCGCCCATGCTGTGGGACCCCATCCGCTACTCCGAGACCTGCCCCTCCTCGGACGGGGCCTGCGCGATGATCCTCACCGACCGCGAGGGGGCCGCGCGGTCGCCGAGGCCGCCGGCCTGGGTGCACGGCGGCGCCATGCGCAGCGAGCCGACGCTGTTCGCCGGCAAGGACTTCGTGTCCCCGCAGGCGGGCAAGGACTGCGCCGCCGACGTCTACCGGCAGGCGGGCATCTCCGATCCGCGCCGGGAGATCGACGCGGTGGAGATGTACGTGCCGTTCTCCTGGTACGAGCCGATGTGGTTGGAGAACCTGGGCTTCGCCGCCGAGGGCGAGGGCTGGAAGCTCACCGAGGCCGGGGTCACGGAACTCGACGGCGACCTGCCCGTCAACCCGTCGGGCGGCGTCCTGTCCACCAACCCGATCGGCGCCTCCGGCATGATCCGCTTCGCGGAGGCGGCGCTCCAGGTCCGCGGCCAGGCCGGCGAACACCAGGTCGCGGACGCCCGGCGGGCCATGGGGCACGCCTACGGCGGCGGGGCGCAGTTCTTCGCGATGTGGCTGGTCGGGGCCGAAGAGCCCACCGACTGA
- a CDS encoding DUF2278 family protein translates to MPLEDYGVLSGTLHRHFRDEPDTQGRWFHVNLEVDTPEGRHRCAIDVDSKDSDTGVRWKVITLAASVVDPASGLPPGFHELARTSGSGAVDYLRHPALRPRTGFGIAWLRALLDRLSPPRPWVVGSHLEASRALEPILVPGRSILVFGEPFSHGGLGVHNVHQNQGDPYGTQWWADNGTWQDGATMTRREDGQYDVFLSKFSTQADRTDDDGHPVP, encoded by the coding sequence ATGCCGCTCGAAGACTACGGAGTGTTGTCCGGGACCCTCCATCGCCATTTCCGCGACGAACCCGACACCCAGGGGCGCTGGTTCCACGTCAACCTGGAGGTCGACACCCCCGAGGGTCGCCACCGGTGCGCGATCGACGTGGACAGCAAGGATTCCGACACCGGCGTGCGATGGAAGGTGATCACCCTCGCCGCCTCGGTGGTCGATCCCGCGTCCGGACTGCCGCCCGGCTTCCACGAACTCGCCCGCACCTCGGGCTCGGGCGCCGTCGACTACCTGCGCCACCCCGCGCTGCGCCCCCGGACCGGGTTCGGGATCGCCTGGCTCCGGGCGCTCCTGGACCGGCTGAGCCCGCCGCGCCCGTGGGTCGTCGGCTCCCATCTGGAGGCCTCGCGGGCGCTGGAGCCGATCCTCGTGCCGGGCAGGTCGATCCTCGTCTTCGGGGAACCCTTCTCCCACGGCGGCCTCGGCGTGCACAACGTCCACCAGAACCAGGGCGACCCCTACGGCACCCAGTGGTGGGCCGACAACGGGACCTGGCAGGACGGTGCGACGATGACCCGCCGCGAGGACGGGCAGTACGACGTGTTCCTGTCGAAGTTCTCCACCCAGGCCGACCGCACCGACGACGACGGCCACCCGGTGCCCTGA
- a CDS encoding Zn-ribbon domain-containing OB-fold protein, with the protein MTAAASPPEVLRAPLVVEFPFTRSLGPVQSAFLTGLRERVVLGVTTSDGRVMVPPVEYDPVTADEIRDLVEVAATGTVTTWAWNGDPRPAQPLATPFAWVLVRLDGADTAILHALDAPDPESVATGMRVRIRWATDRVGAITDIACFEPADAPADPAFPQAAPHDGIFADAVTGIVAEARLDYTYSPGRAQTAYINALSERRTVGERCPSCHKVYVPPRGACPTCGVATTDRVEVGPAGTVTTYCIVNIKARNLDIDVPYVYAHIALDGADLALHGRIGGIPYDQVRMGLRVEPVWTEGGRHPDHYRPTGEPDADYDVYKELI; encoded by the coding sequence ATGACAGCAGCCGCGTCCCCACCCGAGGTGCTGCGCGCACCCCTCGTCGTCGAGTTCCCCTTCACCCGCTCCCTCGGCCCCGTCCAGAGCGCCTTCCTCACCGGTCTGCGCGAACGCGTGGTCCTCGGCGTCACGACGTCCGACGGCAGGGTGATGGTCCCGCCCGTCGAATACGACCCCGTCACCGCCGACGAGATCCGCGACCTGGTCGAGGTGGCCGCGACCGGGACCGTCACCACCTGGGCCTGGAACGGCGATCCGCGCCCGGCACAGCCCCTCGCCACCCCCTTCGCCTGGGTCCTCGTCCGCCTCGACGGCGCCGACACCGCGATCCTGCACGCCCTCGACGCACCCGACCCCGAGTCGGTGGCCACCGGCATGCGGGTCCGGATCCGCTGGGCGACCGACCGCGTCGGGGCCATCACCGACATCGCCTGCTTCGAACCCGCCGACGCCCCGGCCGACCCCGCCTTCCCGCAGGCCGCCCCGCACGACGGGATCTTCGCGGACGCGGTCACCGGCATCGTCGCCGAGGCCCGCCTGGACTACACGTACAGCCCCGGCCGCGCCCAGACCGCCTACATCAACGCCCTCTCCGAGCGGCGGACCGTCGGCGAGCGCTGCCCCTCCTGCCACAAGGTGTACGTGCCCCCGCGCGGCGCCTGCCCGACCTGCGGAGTGGCCACCACCGACCGGGTCGAGGTCGGCCCCGCCGGCACGGTCACCACGTACTGCATCGTCAACATCAAGGCGCGCAACCTCGACATCGACGTCCCCTACGTCTACGCCCACATCGCGCTCGACGGCGCGGACCTCGCCCTCCACGGGCGGATCGGCGGCATCCCCTACGACCAGGTCCGCATGGGCCTGCGCGTCGAACCCGTGTGGACCGAGGGCGGGCGCCACCCCGACCACTACCGACCCACCGGCGAACCGGACGCGGACTACGACGTGTACAAGGAGCTCATCTGA
- a CDS encoding DUF397 domain-containing protein → MTSQPLAGWDKPDLDLSGADWRSSSRGAGDVQIAFVEGFIAMRNSGRPDSPSLIFAPDEWRKFVLDARGGEFDLT, encoded by the coding sequence ATGACTTCGCAGCCCCTCGCAGGCTGGGACAAGCCGGACCTCGATCTCAGCGGGGCGGATTGGCGGTCGAGCAGCCGGGGAGCGGGTGACGTTCAGATCGCCTTCGTGGAGGGGTTCATCGCGATGCGCAACAGCGGTCGGCCCGACAGCCCTTCGCTGATCTTCGCGCCGGACGAGTGGCGCAAGTTCGTCCTGGACGCGCGCGGTGGAGAGTTCGACCTGACGTAG
- a CDS encoding thiolase domain-containing protein has translation MARTSRHARDVAVVAFAQSDHRRNTDELSEVEMVMPVLHRVLARTGLKAGEIGFTCSGSSDYLAGRAFSFTMTLDGVGAWPPISESHVEMDGAWALYEAWVKIQTGEADTALVYAYGKSSPGSVRDVMTRQLDPYYLAPLWPDSVALAALQARALIDAGETDERALAAIGARSRASAETNPHAQLKGAVPQGAYQVAPLRTGDCPPVGDGAAAVILAAGDVARGLCERPAWITGIDHRIEAHGLGLRDLTDSVSTRIAAEQAGVFEGPVDTAELHAPFSSQEVVLRKALGLGDEVSVNPSGGALAAHPVMAAGLIRIGEAAARIHRGESDRAVAHATSGPCLQQNLVAVLEGDRT, from the coding sequence ATGGCCAGGACGAGCAGGCACGCGCGCGACGTGGCCGTCGTCGCCTTCGCGCAGAGCGACCACCGGCGCAACACCGACGAGCTCAGCGAAGTCGAGATGGTCATGCCGGTCCTGCACCGGGTGCTGGCCCGGACCGGACTGAAGGCCGGCGAGATCGGCTTCACCTGCTCCGGTTCCAGCGACTACCTGGCCGGCAGGGCCTTCTCCTTCACCATGACCCTCGACGGGGTCGGCGCCTGGCCGCCGATCTCCGAGTCGCACGTGGAGATGGACGGCGCCTGGGCGCTCTACGAGGCCTGGGTCAAGATCCAGACGGGCGAGGCCGACACCGCGCTCGTCTACGCGTACGGGAAGTCCTCGCCGGGATCGGTGCGCGACGTCATGACCCGACAGCTCGACCCGTACTACCTCGCCCCGCTCTGGCCCGACTCGGTGGCCCTGGCCGCCCTCCAGGCCCGGGCGCTGATCGACGCGGGCGAGACCGACGAGCGCGCCCTGGCCGCCATCGGAGCCCGCAGCCGGGCCTCCGCCGAGACCAACCCGCACGCCCAACTCAAGGGCGCCGTACCCCAGGGCGCGTACCAGGTGGCCCCGCTGCGCACCGGGGACTGCCCGCCCGTCGGCGACGGCGCGGCCGCCGTCATCCTCGCCGCGGGGGACGTGGCCCGGGGGCTGTGCGAGCGGCCCGCCTGGATCACGGGCATCGACCACCGCATCGAGGCACACGGCCTCGGGCTGCGCGACCTCACCGACTCCGTGTCCACCCGGATCGCCGCCGAGCAGGCCGGGGTCTTCGAGGGGCCCGTGGACACGGCCGAACTGCACGCGCCGTTCTCCTCCCAGGAGGTGGTCCTCCGCAAGGCGCTCGGGCTCGGCGACGAGGTGAGCGTCAACCCGTCCGGCGGGGCGCTCGCCGCCCACCCGGTCATGGCCGCCGGACTGATCCGCATCGGCGAGGCCGCCGCCCGCATCCACCGCGGCGAGTCCGACCGGGCCGTCGCCCACGCCACCTCCGGTCCCTGCCTCCAGCAGAACCTGGTCGCCGTCCTGGAAGGGGACCGCACATGA
- a CDS encoding crotonase/enoyl-CoA hydratase family protein, whose product MGGTEHLTVERRGATLVLTMNRPEAKNALSLPLLVGLYDGWLEADADDAIRSVVLTGAGGDFCAGMDLKALAGKGMAGDQYRDRLKADPDLHWKAMLRHHRPRKPVIAAVEGYCVAGGTEILQGTDIRVAGAGATFGLFEVKRGLFPIGGSTVRLPRQIPRTHALEMLLTGRPYPAEEAARIGLIGRVVPDGTALDAALEIAERINACGPLAVEAVKASVYESAELTETEGLAAELTRGWPIFDTADAKEGARAFAEKRPPVYRRG is encoded by the coding sequence ATGGGTGGGACCGAACACCTGACCGTGGAACGCCGCGGAGCCACGCTGGTGCTCACCATGAACAGACCGGAAGCGAAGAACGCGCTCTCGCTGCCGCTGTTGGTGGGCCTGTACGACGGCTGGCTGGAGGCGGACGCCGACGACGCGATCCGCTCCGTGGTCCTGACGGGCGCGGGCGGCGACTTCTGCGCGGGCATGGACCTGAAGGCGCTGGCCGGGAAGGGCATGGCGGGCGACCAGTACCGGGACCGCCTCAAGGCCGACCCCGACCTGCACTGGAAGGCCATGCTCCGCCACCACCGACCGCGCAAACCGGTGATCGCGGCGGTCGAGGGGTACTGCGTGGCCGGCGGCACCGAGATCCTCCAGGGCACCGACATCCGGGTCGCCGGCGCGGGAGCCACCTTCGGGCTGTTCGAGGTCAAACGGGGCCTCTTCCCGATCGGCGGCTCGACGGTGCGGCTGCCCCGGCAGATCCCGCGCACGCACGCGCTGGAGATGCTGCTCACCGGACGGCCGTACCCGGCCGAGGAAGCCGCGCGGATCGGGCTCATCGGGCGGGTGGTGCCGGACGGCACGGCGCTGGACGCGGCCCTGGAGATCGCCGAGCGGATCAACGCCTGCGGGCCGCTGGCCGTCGAGGCCGTCAAGGCCTCCGTGTACGAGAGCGCCGAACTCACCGAGACGGAAGGGCTGGCCGCTGAACTCACCCGCGGTTGGCCCATCTTCGACACGGCCGACGCGAAGGAAGGGGCCCGGGCCTTCGCGGAGAAACGACCTCCGGTCTACCGGCGCGGCTGA
- a CDS encoding ACT domain-containing protein, translating into MRGESDLRKLLSGMRPELNEGTYVFCTVPGPTAPDGVTPVATVLEPEGLTLVLRREDADAAGLAYDYTAGWITLRVHSALDAVGLTGAFAAELAAHGLSCNVIAGYHHDHLFVAAERAAEAVALLEGLAVRSAH; encoded by the coding sequence ATGAGGGGAGAGAGCGACCTGCGGAAACTGCTGAGCGGCATGCGACCGGAGCTCAACGAGGGGACCTACGTCTTCTGCACGGTCCCGGGCCCGACCGCACCCGACGGGGTCACCCCCGTCGCGACCGTCCTGGAACCCGAGGGACTCACCCTCGTCCTGCGCCGCGAGGACGCCGACGCGGCCGGACTCGCCTACGACTACACCGCCGGATGGATCACCCTGCGCGTGCACTCCGCCCTCGACGCGGTCGGCCTCACCGGAGCCTTCGCCGCCGAACTCGCCGCACACGGCCTCAGCTGCAACGTCATCGCCGGATACCACCACGACCACCTGTTCGTGGCCGCCGAGCGCGCCGCCGAGGCGGTCGCCCTGCTGGAAGGCCTGGCGGTCCGTTCGGCACACTGA
- a CDS encoding DUF7144 family membrane protein, which produces MSGDPVGHRAGHVHTSPTHAPASGTTVLAAALMIIGGAMAILEGIATVVNDDLFVVTRHYVYEFSRTGWGWVHIILGVALVIAGCAVIGGALWARYFGVAIASLGVVANFLWLPYYPLWALVLIAVNLLVIWALCTGMHREADAGRAATV; this is translated from the coding sequence ATGTCTGGTGACCCCGTCGGACACCGGGCGGGCCACGTGCACACGAGCCCCACGCACGCGCCCGCCTCCGGTACCACCGTCCTGGCAGCAGCCCTGATGATCATCGGCGGGGCGATGGCGATCCTCGAAGGGATCGCCACCGTCGTCAACGACGACCTGTTCGTCGTCACCCGCCACTACGTCTACGAGTTCAGCCGGACCGGCTGGGGCTGGGTCCACATCATCCTGGGCGTGGCCCTCGTCATCGCCGGATGCGCCGTGATCGGCGGCGCCCTGTGGGCACGCTACTTCGGCGTCGCCATCGCCAGTCTCGGGGTGGTGGCCAACTTCCTGTGGCTGCCGTACTACCCCTTGTGGGCCCTCGTGCTGATCGCCGTCAACCTCCTCGTCATCTGGGCGCTGTGCACCGGCATGCACCGCGAGGCGGACGCGGGCCGGGCCGCGACCGTGTGA
- a CDS encoding acyl-CoA synthetase — MEYNLADLFESVVDVVPDREALVYVDHPGTGAEHRLTYAELDAAANRIAHHLLDSGLRAGEHLGLHLYNGVEYLQTVLACLKARLVPVNVNYRYVEEELVYLYNDADLAALVFEGEFTERVAAALPQTTRLRHLIRVGTAPEAAPEPSLAPVPFADAAAAGSPERGFPPRSPDDLFIIYTGGTTGMPKGVMWRAEDLFFAGLFGGEPSGEPVKRPEELAERVAARGAGLTFFPAPPLMHGTSTLTSFIAFNYGQRVVIHRKYAPEEVLRTIEKEKVSSVSLVGDAMLRPLIDALNGPLRGTDLSSLFSVSSSGAIMSETVRAEFQRLVPHVMLLNNFGSSESGSNGKATNDSGPENGFRLEVNDRTQVVDPVTHEPVPVGEPGRLAQRGHVPLGYYNDPAKTAETFFRKGEERWVLLGDMATVDERGIVTVLGRGSQCINTGGEKVYPEEVEQALKSHPDVYDALVAGVADPRWGSHVAAVVQIREGAGEPTLDEIQTHCRTRLAGYKIPRQLVIAPAIQRSPSGKADYRWAKTVATEANAAEATP, encoded by the coding sequence GTGGAGTACAACCTTGCCGACCTGTTCGAGTCGGTCGTGGACGTCGTCCCGGACCGCGAGGCCCTGGTGTACGTGGACCACCCCGGGACCGGCGCCGAGCACCGCCTGACGTACGCGGAACTGGACGCGGCGGCCAACCGCATCGCGCACCACCTGCTCGACAGCGGGCTGAGGGCCGGCGAGCACCTGGGGCTGCACCTCTACAACGGGGTCGAGTACCTCCAGACCGTACTGGCCTGCCTCAAGGCCCGACTGGTCCCGGTGAACGTCAACTACCGGTACGTGGAGGAGGAACTGGTCTACCTCTACAACGACGCCGACCTCGCCGCGCTCGTCTTCGAGGGCGAGTTCACCGAACGGGTGGCGGCCGCGCTGCCGCAGACGACGAGGCTCCGGCACCTGATCCGGGTCGGCACGGCGCCCGAGGCGGCGCCCGAACCCTCGCTCGCACCCGTCCCGTTCGCGGACGCCGCGGCGGCCGGCTCCCCCGAACGCGGTTTCCCGCCGCGCTCCCCCGACGACCTGTTCATCATCTACACCGGCGGCACGACCGGGATGCCCAAGGGCGTCATGTGGCGGGCCGAGGACCTCTTCTTCGCCGGGCTGTTCGGCGGGGAGCCTTCCGGCGAGCCGGTGAAGCGGCCGGAGGAACTCGCCGAACGGGTGGCCGCGCGCGGCGCCGGGCTCACCTTCTTCCCCGCTCCCCCGCTGATGCACGGCACGTCCACGCTGACCTCGTTCATCGCCTTCAACTACGGTCAGCGGGTGGTGATCCACCGCAAGTACGCGCCCGAGGAGGTGCTGCGGACGATCGAGAAGGAGAAGGTCTCCAGTGTGTCCCTGGTGGGTGACGCGATGCTGCGGCCGCTCATCGACGCCCTGAACGGGCCGCTGCGGGGCACCGACCTGTCGTCCCTCTTCAGCGTCTCCTCGTCGGGCGCGATCATGTCGGAGACCGTGCGGGCCGAGTTCCAGCGGCTCGTGCCGCACGTGATGCTGCTGAACAACTTCGGCTCGTCCGAGTCCGGGTCGAACGGGAAGGCCACGAACGACTCCGGTCCGGAGAACGGCTTCCGACTGGAGGTCAACGACCGTACGCAGGTGGTGGATCCGGTGACGCACGAGCCGGTACCGGTGGGCGAGCCGGGACGGCTGGCGCAGCGGGGGCACGTTCCGCTCGGGTACTACAACGACCCCGCCAAGACCGCGGAAACCTTCTTCCGCAAGGGCGAGGAGCGGTGGGTGCTGCTCGGGGACATGGCCACCGTGGACGAGCGGGGCATCGTCACCGTGCTCGGCCGCGGCTCGCAGTGCATCAACACCGGCGGGGAGAAGGTGTATCCGGAGGAGGTCGAGCAGGCGCTGAAGTCACACCCGGACGTGTACGACGCGCTGGTCGCCGGTGTGGCGGACCCGAGGTGGGGCAGTCACGTGGCCGCGGTGGTGCAGATCCGCGAGGGGGCGGGCGAGCCGACGCTGGACGAGATACAGACCCACTGCCGCACCAGGCTGGCGGGGTACAAGATCCCGCGCCAGCTGGTCATCGCCCCGGCGATCCAGCGCTCGCCCAGCGGCAAGGCGGACTACCGCTGGGCGAAGACGGTGGCCACGGAGGCGAACGCGGCGGAGGCGACCCCCTGA
- a CDS encoding low temperature requirement protein A — protein sequence MTDSAPPAENEQSERHASWLELFFDLTAVAGVAQLAHLLHGGPAWADLGLYAVMFLAFWTGWMLFTVYGNVTRDQVRVWRVLAGMFGLAVMAAAVHGVREGEQAAAFALAYILVRSLAGKAWERRREYVADLPITRLGLGLTPWVVSMWFDGTARYALWALGLAIDLVVMFAVSTKSPAGRAADEDAAVWTGHRPPRKLRAAYTDAPHLGERLGLFVLIVLGEGIAQTVSEASEVEWDSALYAVGTGAFLLLILLWSLSLRHGSDGVPLLAPGAVPVRLALPLHCFVAGSVAALAAALGDSVAYTDTAVPERVRWLMCGSLAVYLVIAGAAVARSGRSAPWALLLTGPPLALALAVGLTAREARAGHLVWLLVLALWWPLVWRLRRPSGAPAPVSP from the coding sequence ATGACCGATTCGGCGCCCCCGGCGGAGAACGAGCAGAGCGAGCGTCACGCCTCCTGGCTGGAGCTGTTCTTCGACCTGACGGCGGTGGCCGGCGTCGCCCAGCTGGCCCATCTGCTGCACGGCGGTCCCGCGTGGGCCGATCTGGGGCTGTACGCGGTGATGTTCCTGGCGTTCTGGACGGGCTGGATGCTGTTCACGGTCTACGGCAACGTCACCCGCGACCAGGTCCGGGTGTGGAGGGTGCTGGCCGGCATGTTCGGGCTGGCCGTGATGGCGGCCGCGGTGCACGGGGTGCGGGAGGGGGAACAGGCCGCCGCGTTCGCACTCGCCTACATCCTCGTGCGGTCGCTGGCCGGTAAGGCCTGGGAGCGCCGCCGGGAGTACGTGGCGGACCTGCCGATCACCCGCCTGGGGTTGGGGCTGACGCCGTGGGTGGTGTCGATGTGGTTCGACGGAACGGCCCGGTACGCGCTGTGGGCGCTCGGGTTGGCCATCGACCTGGTGGTGATGTTCGCGGTGTCCACGAAGTCCCCGGCCGGCCGGGCGGCGGACGAGGACGCGGCGGTGTGGACGGGACACCGGCCGCCCCGCAAGCTGCGGGCCGCGTACACGGACGCCCCCCATCTCGGTGAACGGCTGGGCCTGTTCGTGCTGATCGTGTTGGGCGAGGGGATCGCCCAGACGGTGTCCGAGGCCTCGGAGGTGGAGTGGGACTCCGCGCTGTACGCGGTGGGGACCGGCGCGTTCCTGCTGCTGATCCTGCTGTGGTCGCTGTCGCTGCGGCACGGCTCGGACGGGGTGCCGCTGCTGGCCCCGGGCGCCGTGCCCGTACGGCTCGCGCTGCCACTGCACTGTTTCGTGGCGGGGTCGGTGGCGGCCCTGGCGGCGGCCCTGGGCGACTCGGTCGCGTACACCGACACGGCCGTGCCGGAACGGGTGCGGTGGTTGATGTGCGGGAGCCTCGCGGTGTACCTCGTCATCGCGGGCGCGGCGGTGGCCCGCTCGGGGCGGAGCGCGCCGTGGGCACTGCTGTTGACGGGTCCGCCGTTGGCCCTGGCCCTGGCGGTGGGCCTGACGGCCCGGGAGGCCCGGGCCGGGCACCTGGTGTGGCTGCTGGTGCTCGCGTTGTGGTGGCCCCTGGTGTGGCGGCTGCGTCGACCGTCCGGGGCCCCGGCCCCGGTCTCCCCGTAG